A genome region from Terriglobia bacterium includes the following:
- a CDS encoding polysaccharide deacetylase family protein — translation MNASSRIVLWALMGLLFPLQIASAQDHQITPWKHNYAAAASLGFDDGLPSQVDYAVPLLNARGLKATFFVVPSGVPVIPTGGDVTWDQWRQVAAQGHEIGSQSFSDPDLTTLTDSDLRYQLSQSQLVINQNIPSQSCITLAYPFGTSNSHVQAVTSEYYATGRGAWAELEGGDLNFYEDPDPAWPLPPNVDLGSYKAVNFFDIAGNNLRDTLPLSNIYNKLDFAIAHNAWYDMYVHDIDSGFSSDDLAALLDYIVARNIWMARLGEVAQYMRERKESTLSVLSSDSSAIQLSLTNSLNGLLYTESLTIRSIVPSAWLNVSITQGSSSTTIASTVEGASTVVYYDALPNGGTIVLTQAGPLSGVSMSPATVQGGVSSTGTVTLNTPAPAGGAVVSLTSSDTAAARVPALVTVLAGATTATFTATTSPVASNETVTITALYNSVSRTATLTVTVTAPVAALSGVSVSPTSVQGGASSTGTVTLDAPAPAGGAAVSLTSSNTAAAQVPGSVTVLAGATTAAFTATTSPVASDAAVTITALYNSVSRTATLTVTAPAPAPDFSLSAIPASQAVLQGTPGSYTLTINPTNGFTGAVTLSVSGLPAGATGSFTPNPATGSSTLAVTTSSSTPVGTYTLTVTGVSGSLNHTTTVSLSVVTTLPPPGVAFDAVGPSAGGASVASGSSLSWNHTVGANGMNLLLMVGVAVGAMPDTGHSLAVTYNSVPMTSVGIVHSNNQTYGYVQLFYLTAPAVGTYPVQVTLSGGTASLEAGSVSFTGVDPTTPVRNIATSFGSGVSPKVTVTSTPGDMVVDALVTGCNGTITSGKTLRWLKQVNCATAGGNGAQSTAAGASSVTMGYTVPSDSWGMIGADIVAAGGQPIDFTL, via the coding sequence ATGAACGCTTCTTCTCGCATAGTTCTGTGGGCTTTGATGGGATTACTTTTCCCGTTACAAATTGCCTCTGCGCAGGATCACCAGATCACGCCATGGAAGCACAATTATGCTGCAGCGGCCAGTTTAGGCTTCGACGACGGATTGCCGTCGCAGGTCGATTACGCCGTACCCCTTCTGAACGCCAGGGGTCTGAAAGCCACTTTCTTCGTCGTACCGAGCGGTGTTCCAGTCATCCCCACCGGGGGGGATGTCACCTGGGACCAATGGCGGCAGGTAGCAGCGCAGGGCCATGAGATTGGGAGCCAGTCATTCAGCGACCCCGACCTTACGACTCTCACCGATTCAGACCTACGCTACCAACTCAGTCAATCCCAACTCGTGATCAACCAGAACATTCCTTCGCAGTCGTGTATCACACTCGCCTATCCGTTCGGCACGAGCAATTCGCATGTGCAAGCCGTGACGAGCGAATACTACGCAACCGGGCGTGGCGCCTGGGCGGAACTAGAAGGCGGGGACCTGAACTTCTACGAAGACCCTGATCCGGCCTGGCCGTTGCCGCCGAACGTCGACCTTGGGTCCTACAAAGCGGTAAATTTCTTCGACATAGCAGGTAACAACCTTCGTGATACCTTGCCACTCTCGAATATTTACAACAAGCTTGACTTCGCCATTGCACACAACGCTTGGTACGACATGTATGTTCACGACATTGACTCAGGGTTCAGCAGCGACGACCTCGCAGCGCTTCTCGACTACATTGTTGCGAGGAACATCTGGATGGCTCGCTTGGGAGAGGTGGCGCAATACATGCGCGAGCGGAAGGAGTCCACGTTGAGTGTTCTCTCGTCCGACTCTTCCGCGATCCAATTGAGCCTCACGAACTCGCTGAACGGCCTTCTCTATACGGAATCGCTGACGATCAGGAGCATCGTGCCCTCCGCCTGGCTGAACGTTAGCATCACGCAAGGGAGCTCCTCCACGACCATCGCTTCCACCGTTGAAGGCGCCAGCACGGTGGTGTATTACGATGCGCTACCGAATGGTGGAACAATAGTTCTCACCCAGGCAGGGCCGCTGAGCGGGGTGAGTATGAGCCCGGCGACGGTGCAGGGCGGGGTGTCGTCCACAGGAACGGTGACCTTGAACACGCCGGCGCCTGCGGGCGGGGCGGTGGTCAGCTTGACATCGAGCGACACGGCGGCGGCCCGGGTGCCGGCGTTGGTCACGGTGCTGGCCGGGGCCACGACCGCCACCTTCACCGCGACCACGAGCCCGGTGGCCTCCAATGAGACGGTGACGATCACGGCTCTCTACAACAGCGTCAGCCGAACGGCGACCTTGACGGTGACGGTGACGGCGCCGGTTGCCGCGCTGAGCGGGGTGAGCGTGAGCCCGACGTCGGTGCAGGGCGGGGCGTCGTCGACAGGAACGGTGACGCTGGACGCGCCGGCGCCTGCGGGCGGGGCGGCGGTCAGCTTGACATCGAGCAATACGGCGGCGGCCCAGGTGCCGGGGTCGGTGACGGTGCTGGCCGGGGCGACGACCGCCGCCTTCACCGCGACGACGAGCCCGGTGGCCTCCGATGCGGCGGTAACGATCACGGCTCTCTACAACAGCGTCAGCCGGACGGCGACCTTGACGGTGACGGCGCCGGCGCCCGCGCCAGACTTTTCGCTGAGCGCGATTCCGGCCAGCCAAGCGGTACTGCAAGGCACGCCGGGGAGCTACACCTTGACGATCAACCCGACGAACGGCTTCACCGGCGCGGTCACGTTGAGCGTAAGCGGATTGCCGGCGGGCGCGACCGGCAGCTTCACACCGAACCCGGCGACGGGATCGTCGACGCTCGCGGTGACGACGAGTTCGAGCACGCCCGTGGGCACCTACACCCTCACCGTCACGGGTGTGAGTGGCAGCTTGAACCACACCACGACGGTTTCCTTGTCGGTCGTGACGACGCTTCCGCCTCCGGGCGTAGCATTCGATGCGGTTGGGCCAAGTGCTGGCGGAGCATCGGTGGCGAGCGGTTCCAGTTTGAGCTGGAACCACACGGTCGGCGCAAACGGAATGAATCTGCTGCTGATGGTGGGTGTCGCGGTGGGTGCGATGCCAGATACGGGGCATTCGCTCGCCGTCACGTATAACAGCGTCCCCATGACGTCGGTGGGCATTGTGCACAGCAATAATCAAACCTATGGGTATGTGCAGTTGTTCTATCTGACGGCTCCCGCAGTGGGCACGTATCCGGTCCAGGTCACCCTCAGCGGAGGGACTGCGTCACTCGAAGCGGGGTCAGTCAGCTTCACCGGCGTGGATCCGACCACTCCGGTTCGAAATATCGCGACCAGTTTCGGCAGCGGCGTGTCGCCGAAGGTTACCGTCACGAGCACACCAGGGGACATGGTGGTGGATGCTCTCGT